TCATGTAGTTTTGTGTAAAACTTTGCACATATTATACCAATATTAGGGATGGGTCAGTCAAACCCACttaaacagaattttttttttaattttttatagtgtatgatgtaatgtaatgtaatatatCCGTCTTATTTTagcataactttatatatataaattataaacccCTTAATTAATTAAAGCTCCCTGTAAGTATTTGTTTGGTTCACATATATTTTATGAACCTAGTTCCAGTCTAATATGAACTGAATTGGGATATACTCCTATTTGACAAACAAATGTCACTAATTTCTCTGGAGATAATAAATCCAACATCACTTTTACTTCTTCTACCATCATTTGATGGTTCTTTCCTATAATATCCCccattaaattatattataatgttTTAAAAAGTTTGTGTAAGTGTATCATTAAGGACAGTTTAGACATTTTAAGTGGAAGAAGTAAAAGTGATTGTGGAAATATCAACTACCTAATTTCTCATGAAAACGGTGATACGGAGTATATAATTTTCTGACTATGTAGAACATTATTTTTAAAAATTTGGGCATTTTATTAAACACCTTGTAAGCATTCAGTCTAGGTAGAAcagtagtatttttttttttttttctggcaAACAAATAAGAAGATATTACTGTATTAGATCAACTTATAAAACCAATTGCAACATAAAATACTTAGCATTCCAAGCCTCATCAGACATATAAACAACAAAACCCAAATGGACACCCAGCACTGATACGACTAAAATACCACATGCCACTAAAAAAACCCATCAAACATATGAACAATACTCATTTATCACACACCTTATAACTTATCAGTAAATTATCATTCAGTGTAGCTAGAACAGTACCAAACACTTAGTATGGTTTATATGAGTGttaaattatcattaatatatgcCTTTCTATACAGATGTGTATATTTCTATGTATGGGAGGGAACAGCACAACATGGATGAACACAGCAATTCTTGTAACTTGCATACGCAATTTCCGCAAAAATCGCGGTCCAGTCTCCGGAATCCTAAAAGGTTATGTAGGATTAAGCACGGCCATATTCACCGATTTATGTACAGCTTTATTCAACAAGGATCCAGCTCGTTTTCTGTTAATGTTATCGGTTGTTCCAGTCGTCATTTGTCTTTTAGCAATCATTTTCCTTCGTGAAATTCCTCCGTCGCAAACCACATCAGAAGAGAAATCCGAATCGCGATATTTCGCTATATTTAACGCACTTGCTGTTACAATAGCCGTTTACTTGCTCGCTTTCGATGTAAGCGGCGAACACAGCCGTTTAGTGTCAAAAATATTTTGCGCCGTTTTACTTGTATTGCTAGCTACGCCTATAGGAGTACCGGTGTATCTAGCGATACAGAATTACATCCGTACGTCAACGGATGTTAAAACTTTAGATGTTGAGGCTAGTCCAACAGCAGAAGTAACGGAACCGTTACTTGTAACCGAACCGTTAGTTGTAAGTGAACCGTTACTTGTAACGGAGACGGAAGTGGAAAACATACAGCCGGTTATCGGGGAGGAACACACGGTGTTTGAGGCGTTAAAGACCGTGGATTTTTGGTTATTGTTTATATCGTTTTTGTGTGGAGTGGGTACGGGTTTGGCGGTTCAAAATAACATGGCTCAAATGGGTTTGGCGCTCGGGTACGCTGACGTGTCAATATTTGTATCGTTGACGAGTATATGGGGATTTTTTGGAAGGATCGGATCTGGGTCGATTTCGGAGTATTTCATCAAGTAAGTTTCTTAATCCTTCCTCAATGCAACTTGCTTTTATAATATtcataacaattggtattttgtacgGAGAAATTGGTGCTAGCCACATAGCAAATCACGACTT
The window above is part of the Rutidosis leptorrhynchoides isolate AG116_Rl617_1_P2 chromosome 1, CSIRO_AGI_Rlap_v1, whole genome shotgun sequence genome. Proteins encoded here:
- the LOC139886384 gene encoding protein NUCLEAR FUSION DEFECTIVE 4-like — encoded protein: MGFKLSPTSPAGKWMGFVTAVWVQAISGNNYTFSNYSDALKSLMALTQLQLNNLSVAKDVGKAFGLLAGLASDRVSPSVLLSIGAIEGFIGYGVQWLVVSQKIQPLPYWQMCIFLCMGGNSTTWMNTAILVTCIRNFRKNRGPVSGILKGYVGLSTAIFTDLCTALFNKDPARFLLMLSVVPVVICLLAIIFLREIPPSQTTSEEKSESRYFAIFNALAVTIAVYLLAFDVSGEHSRLVSKIFCAVLLVLLATPIGVPVYLAIQNYIRTSTDVKTLDVEASPTAEVTEPLLVTEPLVVSEPLLVTETEVENIQPVIGEEHTVFEALKTVDFWLLFISFLCGVGTGLAVQNNMAQMGLALGYADVSIFVSLTSIWGFFGRIGSGSISEYFIKKAGTPRPLWNAASQVLMAVGYVLMAIAMPGSLYIGSIVVGICYGVRLAITVPTASELFGLKYYGLIYNILILNLPLGSFLFSGLLAGFLYDAEATATAGGGNTCVGAHCYRNVFIVMTATCLVGFALDVWLAFRTKALYSRIYTNRKSRKSMTVSNGH